In a single window of the Blattabacterium cuenoti genome:
- a CDS encoding FtsL-like putative cell division protein translates to MRTNIQDILKGKFLVKEDAYRSWNFIVFLTILSLISITSSHMMDRKIRKITKISEEIKELKSEYADIHSKCMKMQLASFIRKKLVNGLKHLESPPYELIIEDQKVQ, encoded by the coding sequence ATGAGAACGAATATACAAGATATCCTGAAAGGAAAATTTTTAGTAAAAGAAGATGCTTATCGTAGTTGGAATTTTATTGTTTTTCTTACAATACTATCTTTAATTAGTATTACCAGTTCACATATGATGGACCGAAAAATTAGAAAAATAACTAAAATTAGTGAAGAAATAAAGGAATTAAAATCTGAATATGCAGATATACATAGTAAATGTATGAAAATGCAATTAGCCTCTTTTATAAGAAAAAAATTGGTGAATGGATTAAAACATTTAGAATCTCCTCCATACGAATTAATCATAGAAGACCAAAAAGTACAATAA
- a CDS encoding LptF/LptG family permease, producing MKIIDRYIIRNFIGTFIFITISLQLLSVLIDISQRMHRLENNQGSIKEALIFYYPFWSIWLINTFYPISVFLSVIFFTSKLTHNSEIIAILSSGISFRRLTFPYLMSAIVIGILALITNYYFLPVANKKKNEFHYQYLLSPKYKNKYEKNQTISTQISKNEYIFIRNFSKKENIGKECVYQKYNGKKLIYILKCRTIFWSKKYRIYILFDYIETIIKKNHDFLTVGDYKIKKFPITPEQFLPEEYIAETMNIHELKKFIDIEKDKKNMNIHLNEYYQRTSLPFSTLIFTLLGLSISTSTKREKGEIAYNIIIGIVLAFFYVFFIEITKTYSNKDYIPSYLAVWLPNIIYGIITLFFYWNRSMN from the coding sequence ATGAAAATTATTGATCGTTATATTATTCGTAATTTCATTGGTACTTTCATATTTATTACTATTTCACTGCAATTATTATCTGTGTTGATAGACATTTCTCAACGAATGCATCGTTTAGAAAACAATCAAGGATCAATTAAAGAAGCTTTAATTTTTTATTATCCTTTTTGGTCCATATGGTTAATTAATACTTTTTATCCTATTTCCGTTTTTTTGTCTGTTATTTTTTTCACATCTAAATTAACCCATAATTCAGAAATCATAGCGATTCTATCAAGTGGAATTAGTTTTAGAAGATTGACTTTTCCTTACTTAATGTCAGCTATTGTGATAGGAATTTTAGCTTTAATAACAAATTATTATTTTTTACCTGTGGCTAACAAAAAAAAAAATGAATTTCATTATCAATATCTTTTAAGTCCAAAATACAAAAATAAATATGAAAAAAATCAAACAATAAGTACTCAAATTTCAAAAAATGAATATATTTTTATTAGAAATTTTTCAAAAAAAGAAAATATAGGAAAAGAATGTGTATATCAGAAATATAATGGAAAAAAGTTAATATACATTCTAAAATGTAGAACTATTTTTTGGTCTAAAAAATATAGAATATATATTTTATTTGATTACATAGAAACTATAATAAAAAAAAATCATGATTTTTTAACTGTAGGAGATTATAAGATTAAGAAATTCCCCATAACCCCTGAACAATTTTTACCAGAGGAATATATAGCAGAAACAATGAATATTCATGAATTGAAAAAATTTATTGATATAGAAAAAGACAAAAAAAATATGAACATACATTTAAATGAATATTATCAAAGAACAAGTTTACCCTTTTCTACTTTAATATTTACCCTTTTGGGATTATCTATATCTACATCTACAAAAAGAGAAAAAGGAGAAATTGCTTATAATATTATTATAGGAATTGTATTAGCTTTTTTTTATGTTTTTTTTATAGAAATAACAAAAACATATTCTAACAAAGATTACATTCCTTCTTATTTAGCTGTTTGGCTTCCTAATATTATTTATGGAATAATTACATTGTTTTTTTATTGGAATAGAAGTATGAATTAA
- the rsmH gene encoding 16S rRNA (cytosine(1402)-N(4))-methyltransferase RsmH gives MNFQYHHKSVLIKESIKNLITDQNGIYVDATFGGGGHSYAILKKLSRKATLIALDQDKESIKRNFIKDKRFHLFHNNFIHIRDILNQNRIDKVSGILADLGISSLQIDNPARGFSNRFNCVLDMRMNQESSYSAQNVLNECSNKELFHIFYEYGEFKNARKIADKILKKRFKKNITTTLDLVDLFFIKGSFKKKKRFFSRLFQSIRIEVNNEINALKNFLLESSKIILPGGRIAVISYHSIEDRIIKYFFKKGIIINEINFKTIPFRMIHKKVIKPSFQEIINNPRSRSAKLRIAEKA, from the coding sequence ATGAATTTTCAATACCATCATAAATCAGTTCTTATAAAAGAAAGTATAAAAAATTTAATTACAGATCAAAACGGTATTTATGTAGATGCTACGTTTGGTGGAGGAGGGCATTCTTATGCTATTCTAAAAAAATTGAGTAGAAAAGCAACTTTAATAGCTTTAGATCAGGACAAGGAATCCATAAAAAGAAATTTTATTAAAGATAAACGTTTTCATCTATTTCACAATAATTTTATTCACATACGTGATATTTTGAATCAAAATCGCATTGATAAAGTATCAGGTATATTAGCAGATTTAGGGATTTCATCTTTACAAATAGATAATCCTGCAAGAGGATTTTCGAATCGATTCAATTGTGTTTTGGATATGAGAATGAACCAAGAATCTTCTTATTCTGCTCAAAATGTTTTAAATGAATGTTCAAATAAAGAGTTATTTCATATATTTTATGAATATGGAGAATTTAAAAATGCAAGAAAAATTGCAGATAAAATATTAAAAAAACGTTTTAAAAAAAACATTACTACTACTTTGGATTTAGTTGATCTTTTTTTCATAAAAGGATCTTTTAAAAAGAAAAAAAGATTTTTTTCTAGACTTTTTCAGTCTATACGAATAGAAGTTAATAATGAAATAAATGCTTTAAAGAATTTTTTATTAGAATCTTCTAAAATTATCTTACCAGGAGGAAGGATAGCCGTTATTTCATATCATTCTATAGAAGATAGAATCATAAAATATTTTTTTAAAAAGGGTATTATAATAAATGAAATTAATTTTAAAACTATACCATTCAGAATGATACATAAAAAAGTCATTAAACCAAGTTTTCAAGAGATCATAAATAATCCACGATCTAGAAGCGCTAAATTAAGAATTGCAGAAAAGGCTTAA
- a CDS encoding penicillin-binding protein, which produces MKQKRYTLLYKSYLIGFLFIFIAALIIFNLFYIQNYSEGYQKSFIERTIRTNLIKAKRGNIYASDSSILAMSVIRYDIHIDFRSISEELFQKNIYSLCHSLESLFKKPKSFFYKKFQYEKKKGNRYFLLAKNLDYPHFKILRNFPIFNKGQIRGGFIVEKKICRIHTLENIGKRILGYDDHRGKAGLEGAFSKYLKGKDGKRLEQRISFKIWKPLKSENEINPEDGKDVYSTIDIYLQDIAYHALLQELFISQADHGCVILMDVKSGEIPAMINLEKTKKNTYEDLRNFAVWEGSEPGSTFKTMSILAALEDKKIDVDMIVNTQGGVMKLRGKKIRDSHYNGYVKINPKQILELSSNVGIAKIIYENYKENPEKFIKHLCKWKLDRKIGIDIPGESMPFIPKPGKKNWSSITLPWMTFGYNIKLTPLQILTFYNAIANQGKMIKPLFIREIKHHGKSIKKYTKPIVMNPSIAEKSSLIKIQNMLEGVVKNGTAKKYYNPEYPYAGKTGTTQLNYWIKGKPLSYNSSFVGYFPAKNPKYSCIVVISKPEKGYYGIEVAVPVFDKIAKSIYPRIEKKTLLKNQENLLNKIIESKNFFIDKWIMPNIISVPGKEIIPILENRGFNIRYEGIGKVITQSVKPGKKLKKNQIIFLKLEE; this is translated from the coding sequence ATGAAACAAAAAAGATATACTTTATTATATAAATCTTACTTAATTGGTTTTTTATTCATATTTATTGCCGCACTAATTATTTTCAATTTATTCTATATTCAAAATTATTCAGAAGGATATCAAAAATCTTTTATAGAGAGAACTATTAGAACCAATTTAATTAAGGCTAAACGTGGAAATATTTATGCGTCAGATAGTAGTATTTTAGCCATGTCTGTCATTAGATATGATATTCACATTGATTTTAGATCTATATCTGAAGAATTGTTTCAAAAAAATATTTATTCTTTATGTCATTCTTTAGAATCTTTATTTAAAAAACCAAAATCTTTTTTCTATAAAAAATTTCAATATGAAAAAAAAAAGGGAAATAGATATTTCTTATTGGCAAAAAATTTAGATTATCCACATTTTAAAATATTACGAAATTTTCCCATTTTCAATAAGGGACAAATACGAGGCGGGTTTATTGTAGAAAAAAAAATATGTAGAATTCATACACTGGAAAATATTGGAAAAAGAATATTAGGATATGATGATCATAGAGGAAAAGCCGGATTAGAAGGAGCCTTTAGCAAATATTTGAAAGGAAAAGATGGAAAAAGATTAGAACAACGTATTAGTTTCAAAATATGGAAACCATTAAAATCAGAAAACGAGATTAATCCAGAAGATGGAAAGGATGTTTATTCCACTATAGATATATATTTACAAGATATAGCCTATCATGCATTACTTCAAGAATTATTCATTTCTCAAGCAGATCATGGATGTGTTATTTTGATGGATGTAAAAAGTGGAGAAATTCCCGCTATGATTAATCTGGAAAAAACAAAAAAAAATACTTACGAAGATTTAAGAAATTTTGCAGTATGGGAAGGAAGTGAACCTGGATCTACTTTTAAAACTATGTCTATTCTTGCCGCTTTAGAAGATAAAAAAATAGATGTGGATATGATTGTAAATACCCAAGGCGGAGTCATGAAATTAAGAGGAAAAAAAATACGCGATAGTCATTACAATGGATATGTTAAAATAAATCCCAAACAAATTTTAGAATTATCTTCAAACGTAGGCATAGCAAAAATTATTTATGAAAATTATAAAGAAAATCCGGAAAAATTTATAAAACACTTATGTAAATGGAAATTAGATAGAAAAATAGGGATAGATATTCCGGGGGAAAGTATGCCTTTTATACCAAAACCTGGAAAAAAAAATTGGAGCAGCATTACCTTGCCATGGATGACTTTTGGATATAATATTAAACTAACTCCTTTACAAATACTAACTTTCTATAATGCTATAGCAAACCAGGGAAAGATGATTAAACCTCTATTTATTAGAGAGATAAAACATCATGGAAAAAGTATAAAAAAATATACCAAACCTATCGTAATGAATCCTTCTATAGCTGAAAAATCTTCTTTAATTAAAATTCAAAATATGTTAGAAGGAGTAGTAAAAAATGGAACAGCTAAAAAATATTATAATCCAGAATATCCTTATGCGGGAAAAACGGGAACAACACAGTTAAATTATTGGATAAAAGGAAAACCTTTATCTTACAATAGTTCTTTTGTAGGATACTTTCCTGCTAAAAACCCAAAATATTCTTGTATTGTAGTTATTTCAAAACCAGAAAAAGGATACTACGGTATTGAAGTGGCTGTTCCTGTATTTGACAAAATAGCCAAGTCTATTTATCCAAGAATAGAAAAAAAAACACTTTTAAAAAATCAAGAAAATCTATTAAATAAAATTATAGAATCAAAAAATTTTTTTATCGATAAATGGATTATGCCTAATATCATATCTGTTCCTGGAAAAGAAATCATACCTATATTAGAAAATAGGGGGTTTAACATACGATATGAAGGAATAGGAAAAGTAATTA
- the tgt gene encoding tRNA guanosine(34) transglycosylase Tgt, protein MKFNLIKTDSSSKARIGILKTDHGKIETPIFMPVASKGYVKSVPIHELYKISKIILGNTYHLHFQPGIQVLHKAGGIHSFMNWKESILTDSGGFQIFSMKKLNKITEDGVLFKSIINGSYHFFSPEKSMKIQRFIGGDIIMAFDDCPPFPCSHTEAKKSLKKTHHWLKKCSSYLEKNPEIYNYKQSFFPIIQGSIYTDLRKYSAEEISLLEAEGYAIGGLSLGEEKEQTHTITDLLTDFLPKEKPRYLMGVGNPVDILEGIALGIDMFDCVIPTRNGRHGMLFTWKGIMNIKNKKWEKDYSCLDEFGNSYVDQLYSKSYVRHLFLSKDNLAKEIASIHNLSFYFNLIQEAKIHIMHNEFFSWKKSMIPLLQKRL, encoded by the coding sequence ATGAAATTTAACTTAATTAAAACGGATAGTTCTTCCAAAGCAAGAATAGGGATTTTAAAAACGGATCATGGTAAAATAGAAACCCCTATTTTTATGCCAGTCGCTTCAAAGGGTTATGTAAAATCTGTTCCAATACATGAACTTTATAAAATATCTAAAATAATTCTTGGAAACACTTATCATTTACATTTTCAACCCGGTATTCAAGTATTACATAAAGCTGGAGGAATTCATTCTTTTATGAATTGGAAGGAATCTATATTAACAGATAGTGGAGGATTTCAAATTTTTTCTATGAAAAAATTAAATAAAATTACTGAAGACGGAGTTTTATTTAAATCTATTATAAATGGATCCTATCATTTTTTTTCTCCCGAGAAATCTATGAAAATTCAACGTTTCATAGGTGGAGACATTATTATGGCTTTTGACGATTGTCCCCCTTTTCCCTGTAGTCATACAGAAGCTAAAAAATCTCTAAAAAAAACACATCATTGGTTAAAAAAATGTTCTTCTTATTTAGAAAAAAATCCAGAAATATATAATTATAAACAAAGTTTTTTTCCTATTATACAAGGAAGTATTTATACAGATCTAAGAAAATATTCTGCAGAAGAGATATCCTTGTTAGAAGCTGAAGGGTATGCTATAGGGGGTTTAAGTTTAGGAGAAGAAAAAGAACAAACACATACTATTACTGATTTATTAACAGATTTTTTACCTAAAGAAAAACCTAGATATTTAATGGGAGTAGGAAATCCTGTAGATATTTTAGAAGGAATTGCTCTTGGAATAGATATGTTCGATTGTGTTATTCCTACAAGAAATGGACGTCATGGAATGCTATTTACATGGAAAGGAATCATGAACATAAAAAACAAAAAATGGGAAAAAGATTATTCTTGTTTAGATGAATTCGGAAATTCTTATGTAGATCAATTATATAGTAAATCTTATGTAAGACACCTTTTTTTGTCTAAAGATAATTTAGCAAAAGAAATAGCTTCTATTCATAATCTTTCTTTTTATTTTAATCTTATTCAAGAAGCAAAAATTCATATTATGCATAATGAATTTTTTTCTTGGAAAAAATCAATGATTCCTTTATTACAAAAACGTTTATAA